One window from the genome of Eucalyptus grandis isolate ANBG69807.140 chromosome 7, ASM1654582v1, whole genome shotgun sequence encodes:
- the LOC108960871 gene encoding abscisic acid receptor PYL2-like has translation MRSVELFIDGVLAPYITYSLISRHYNPVSSLCTSLIAWCIDAPASAVLPLVRGFTNPPRCNLFIESRHMRDGDGGVGSVRDIAEILGLPVLMSVRRLEVLDDNERMKKKGRSGLCIWESYVLQIHEGNTGEDTKSFAHSILKRNLRKLDERVTASWNKERMEENRHDGDEKRR, from the exons ATGAGGTCAGTGGAGCTCTTCATAGATGGGGTTCTTGCTCCTTACATAACGTACTCCCTTATTAGTCGTCATTACAACCCCGTCTCATCGTTGTGCACGTCCCTCATAGCATGGTGCATCGACGCACCGGCCTCTGCCGTGCTGCCCTTGGTGCGTGGCTTCACAAACCCTCCGAGGTGCAATCTGTTCATCGAGAGCCGCCACATGagggacggcgacggcggggttGGGAGCGTGCGTGACATTgcggagatcttgggattgccgGTCTTGATGAGCGTGCGGAGATTGGAGGTCCTCGACGACAACGAGAG aatgaagaagaaaggaaggtcGGGACTTTGTATTTGGGAGTCTTATGTTTTGCAAATCCACGAAGGAAACACTGGTGAAGATACCAAGTCGTTCGCTCACTCTATATTGAAGCGGAACTTGCGAAAGCTTGATGAAAGAGTTACGGCTTCTTGGAATAAAGAGAGAATGGAGGAGAACAGGCATGATGGTGATGAGAAGCGTAGATGA